TCACATATTGCTACTTTATAACCATTTTCTATAAGTTTGGCTATATATGATTGACACGAGTGATAGGGTACCCCACACATAGGCGCCCTTTCTTTAAGACCGCAGTCACGTCCTGTCAGCGCAATGTTTAAAATCTTTGAAGCAATCAAAGCATCATCAAAAAACATCTCATAAAAATCCCCCAACCTAAAAAACAATATTGCATCTTTATATTCTTCTTTTATTTCTTTGTATTGCTGCATCATTGGAGTAAGCTTACTCAATTAGATTCCTCCTTATTTTACTACATTTCCCTCCAACCAGTGGGCCAGCACATTGGTTATTTTCACTTTTATCAATTTTCCGATCAAATCTTTTTCACCTTGAAAGTTTACTATTTTCCCTGTTCTAGTCCTTCCTGTCACCTTATGCTGATTTTTTTTACTTACTTGCTCTACAAGGACCTCTACAGTACTTCCTAATAATTTTTGGTTTATTTGCTGGCTTATTTTTGTTTGCACCTCTATCAATCGATAAAGTCTTTCATGCTTTGTATCTTCATCTATTTGATTTTGCATTTTTGCTGCAGGTGTACCACTTCTTTTAGAATAAATAAAAGTAAAAGCGGAATCATATTTTACTCGTTTTATTACATCAATCGTTTCATTAAAGTCTTGATCAGTTTCACCGGGAAAACCTACAATTATATCAGTAGATATAGCTACTCCCGGAATCTCCTTTCGCACTTTGTCCACCAACTCAAGATATTGCTCTTTAGTATATCTTCGATTCATCTTTTTCAATATAGCACTGCTTCCAGACTGTATAGGTAGATGTAACTGCTCACACACCTTATCGCAATCCCTCATGGCATATATCAGTCTATCGGACAAATCTTTTGGATGTGAAGTGATAAATCTAATCCTTTCTATTTGCTCTATTTTATCAACTTGATACAGTAAATCTGCAAAATCTACTTTTCCACCTAAATCTTTCCCATATGAATTTACATTCTGACCTAGTAGAGTTATCTCTTTGTATCCTTGTTGGCCTAATAATTTTATCTCTTCTGTGATATCTTCTATTCTCCTGCTCCTTTCTCTTCCTCTTACATAGGGCACAATGCAGTATGTGCAAAAATTATCACATCCGTACATAACAGTTACCCATGCTTTTACGCCCTTTTCTCTTTTTACAGGCATCCTCTCTACTATACCACTCTCTTTGTCCCAAACACTGACAATAGGACTTTGGTTTTTCAATACCTTTTGTACCAATTCAGGGAGTATATGTGTATTATGTGTGCCAATAACAATGTCCACAAAAGGATATGTTTTTTTGATATATTCAGATATTTGTTTCTGTTGTGTCATGCATCCGCAGACACATATGATCATATCAGGGTTTCGCCTTTTTAAATGCTTTAAAGCGCCAATATGTCCATACACTTTTAACTCAGCGTTTTCTCTAACACAGCATGTATTGAATACTACTATATCCGCATGTTTTTCATCCGGGGCAGGCATATATCCCATGTGTTCAAGCATACCCTCTATTTTTTCAGAGTCATGCTCATTCATTTGACAGCCCCAAGTCTTTATAAAATATTTTAAATCTTTTTGGCTTACAATTTTATATACATTTTCTATCAGAGAATTATCAAAATCAGTAGCTTGATTCATTTTATTTCCTCCTAAACAATCCCTTATAGTATAAGATTATAATAATATACAAAATTTTTCAATATACAATTAGTATAATAAAATAAAGAGCAATCAATGCTCTTTATTTTAATGAATATATACTTTAGCTTTAATAGGAATATTATCATACAGCCATTTAGCGTCCGGTATTTTTAACCTTATACAACCATGGGATGCTCTTTGTCCTATTTTTGCAGCTTCCTCTTCTATAACATTTTCGTCTCTATCCATAGGCACAGTGTGAAATAGATATTTGCCCCAGTACAGGAAAGATACCCAGTATTTTGCACCTTCTTGGTATTTTTCATTGTAAAACCAATCACCCCTATTTTGTACTTCAAAATGCCCTTTAGGTGTATCGTAACCTGGCAGTCCAGAAGATATATCCATCTCTTTTACCACTATGTCCTTGTAATAAACTCTCATAATTTGGCTTTGTATATTAACGTCTATATGCAATTCACTACTGTTGGGTACAACAATCAAAAAATTTCCTGCGTATATGGTATTGTCCTTAAGATTGTTTAATCTTTTTATTTCATCTATACCCATATTAAATTTTCTAGATATTTTATATAAGCTATCTCCATATCGGATTTGATATAAAGCCTTTTTCAATCCCAATGTTTGATCAGGAATATATAACATCTGTCCAGGATAAATATGATCAGGACGAGCTATATTGTTGTTTGCAACCAATCTATCTAACCCTACGTCA
This Clostridia bacterium DNA region includes the following protein-coding sequences:
- the miaB gene encoding tRNA (N6-isopentenyl adenosine(37)-C2)-methylthiotransferase MiaB gives rise to the protein MNQATDFDNSLIENVYKIVSQKDLKYFIKTWGCQMNEHDSEKIEGMLEHMGYMPAPDEKHADIVVFNTCCVRENAELKVYGHIGALKHLKRRNPDMIICVCGCMTQQKQISEYIKKTYPFVDIVIGTHNTHILPELVQKVLKNQSPIVSVWDKESGIVERMPVKREKGVKAWVTVMYGCDNFCTYCIVPYVRGRERSRRIEDITEEIKLLGQQGYKEITLLGQNVNSYGKDLGGKVDFADLLYQVDKIEQIERIRFITSHPKDLSDRLIYAMRDCDKVCEQLHLPIQSGSSAILKKMNRRYTKEQYLELVDKVRKEIPGVAISTDIIVGFPGETDQDFNETIDVIKRVKYDSAFTFIYSKRSGTPAAKMQNQIDEDTKHERLYRLIEVQTKISQQINQKLLGSTVEVLVEQVSKKNQHKVTGRTRTGKIVNFQGEKDLIGKLIKVKITNVLAHWLEGNVVK
- a CDS encoding LysM peptidoglycan-binding domain-containing protein yields the protein MKGKYKILINLLLIIIFLIPINTNAAEANALYRIKYGDTLYSIATSYDVGLDRLVANNNIARPDHIYPGQMLYIPDQTLGLKKALYQIRYGDSLYKISRKFNMGIDEIKRLNNLKDNTIYAGNFLIVVPNSSELHIDVNIQSQIMRVYYKDIVVKEMDISSGLPGYDTPKGHFEVQNRGDWFYNEKYQEGAKYWVSFLYWGKYLFHTVPMDRDENVIEEEAAKIGQRASHGCIRLKIPDAKWLYDNIPIKAKVYIH